The following proteins are co-located in the Brevibacillus laterosporus DSM 25 genome:
- a CDS encoding MupA/Atu3671 family FMN-dependent luciferase-like monooxygenase, protein METNNAQIQKIYSLTSTQEGMLFHSIIDHTSGTYYQQAVFTVDGLLQTDLLEKSFNLLIERYEIFRTMFVYEKIQTPKQIVLKERPLLIQVVDISHLDNEKKESYVDEFIKSDRSNGFDLTHDTLFRVTIIQTGIDSYYIIWGYHHILMDGWSSSIVLDELFHIYDCLRNEKICELGTVQPFSQFVQWLEKRNHEEAKTYWKQYLDQYEQPRSLPAFGEGGTSGKFKHGEVIFELDEKMTEKLIQISKQRQVTINTIFEACFGVFLQKYSNHTDVVFGSVVSGRPPTLLGSEDMVGLFINTVPKRVKCEDNQVFSSLLQEIQQASLESKDYEYYPLYEIQALSQLKQELISHLLIFDNYPLSKGLERLQDKQNMGFSVTSIQFTEHPNYDLTLHIQIDQVVKIKIIYNKLVYIKEQAEQFKTHFMHILHTVTSESDSLIANIELLDQAEKNQIIHKFTNNEQVLCGEKTIQGWFQDQVTEIPDETAIVYRDRTLTYRQLDELSNQLAHYLRVQYQIQPSDLIGIMLDRSEQLIVTLLAILKSGAAYVPIDPTYPVERIRYIIHDSQMRVLLTESRFQNRIGDTSESVTLLLDQVHDQLVNQSIDVPHVINKGSDLAYVIYTSGSTGNPKGVMVTHANVSNFFTAMDQKLQPNATDAFLSVTTISFDISVLELFWTLTRGIQVVISPDDTYENYDSFLTNKEQPEMDFSVFFFSSYDHQKVDEKYSLLLETTKFADEHGFNAVWTPERHFHEFGGLYPNPSVISSALAMITQNLQLRSGSIVSPLHDSLRIAEEWSVVDNLSKGRVGLSFAPGWHVDDFVLRPENYEERYAHMFRQMEEVRQLWRGEKLTRINGKGYPIEVQSFPKPIQSEVPVWVTTTGTAESFIQAGKMGANILTHFLGQDIHQLENNIRLYHETLLDNGHDPKLFKISIMLHTFIDDDIEYVHDKVKKPFCDYLRSSVSLIRNLAKNLNIGTDMLDMNNVSEEDIEQILEVAFQRYWNTATLLGTPETCNKLVEQLYHIGVTEIACLLDFGIDHASVVQSLHHLAAFKDRYAKKGENEALSGATVSRIRPITMMQTTPSRLKMIAADPSSQKFLQSLETLLVGGEAFPSSLMQQLQRQTKANIYNMYGPTETTIWSAIHKIADTEQIAYIGKPIANTQIFILDEHHHLLPIGVIGEIYIGGKGVVKGYWNKENLTREKFIPNPFSSDPRSRLYQTGDLGRYRADGTLEFIDRKDYQVKIRGYRMELGEIETAILKHEDIAETAVTTQMDENDDKQLVAYIVWKMGTNQINKNVTQLRSFLAERLPSYMIPAYFVSLEQLPLTPNGKIDRSALPIDWTLIDTGVEYVEASNDKEDVLVAVWQKVLGVNNVSVHDNFFSLGGDSIRAIQVSSLIQKYQYKIQINDLFKYPTIRELSMYVKQIKTKRTTNQLVEGNVRLTPIQHWFFQQNVTDAHHYNHAVMIHHEQGWDELLLQKVFTRLVEHHDALRMTFHVEGEQVIQNIRGLTDWLFDYTLIDFRGKHVTPDTLEAEASNIQAGFDLSTGPLMAIGHFKTDHGDHLLIAIHHLVVDGISWRILLEDLASGYMQVLNGEAIYFQDKTDSFKEWSTELHVYANSQTLRKESSYWEQLANVPMVSLPQDHIVIDDCMQDSKTLTMHLNPEETNHLLKEVHHTYNTEINDILLTALALTMREWTGESRTFIHLEGHGREPISENIDISRTVGWFTSLYPVLLETKEEDIAYHIKYTKEYLRKVPNKGIGYGILRYLTSADKGEASHLIIKPQIMFNYLGQFDQDISTDAFKISPYSTGPTLSHKVERQYNFEIVGIIQDSSLRLHFEYNQNMYDSSTVQNIIALYKKHLLEIINHCLNKEGKEITPSDVGNDTLSIEELADYLEHL, encoded by the coding sequence ATGGAGACAAACAACGCACAAATTCAGAAAATATATTCTCTCACTTCGACACAAGAAGGAATGCTATTTCATTCCATAATCGACCATACATCTGGAACATACTATCAGCAAGCAGTCTTTACAGTAGATGGCTTGCTTCAGACAGATCTTTTAGAGAAAAGTTTTAATCTCCTCATTGAGCGGTACGAGATTTTTCGGACAATGTTTGTATATGAGAAAATTCAAACACCCAAACAAATTGTATTGAAGGAGCGGCCACTTCTGATTCAGGTCGTCGATATATCACATCTTGATAATGAAAAGAAGGAATCCTATGTCGACGAGTTTATAAAATCGGATCGATCAAACGGGTTTGATCTAACTCATGATACTTTATTTAGAGTAACAATCATTCAAACAGGAATTGATAGCTATTACATTATTTGGGGATACCATCATATCCTTATGGATGGATGGTCATCTAGTATTGTATTAGATGAGCTCTTCCACATTTACGATTGTCTTCGGAATGAAAAAATATGTGAACTTGGAACTGTGCAACCCTTTAGTCAGTTCGTCCAATGGCTAGAGAAACGAAATCATGAGGAAGCCAAAACATATTGGAAACAATATCTTGATCAATATGAGCAACCAAGGAGTCTACCAGCCTTTGGTGAAGGTGGTACATCAGGAAAATTTAAACATGGGGAAGTTATCTTCGAATTAGATGAGAAGATGACCGAAAAACTGATACAGATTTCTAAACAACGCCAAGTTACTATCAATACGATATTTGAAGCATGCTTCGGTGTATTTTTGCAGAAGTACAGCAATCATACAGATGTGGTATTCGGATCGGTTGTTTCGGGGCGTCCTCCTACGTTACTCGGCAGTGAAGATATGGTTGGTTTATTTATTAATACCGTTCCGAAACGAGTGAAATGTGAAGATAATCAAGTTTTCTCATCCTTATTACAAGAAATACAGCAAGCTTCACTTGAGTCCAAAGATTATGAGTACTATCCTCTCTATGAAATTCAGGCGCTATCTCAGTTGAAGCAAGAGCTGATCTCACACCTTTTGATTTTTGATAATTATCCACTCTCAAAAGGGTTAGAACGTTTGCAAGATAAACAAAATATGGGCTTTTCTGTAACAAGCATTCAATTTACTGAACATCCAAATTATGATTTGACTTTGCATATTCAAATCGATCAAGTGGTAAAGATAAAGATTATTTATAATAAACTGGTTTACATAAAAGAACAAGCTGAACAATTCAAAACACATTTTATGCATATTCTTCATACGGTTACGTCTGAATCAGATAGTCTGATTGCTAATATAGAATTATTGGATCAAGCAGAAAAAAATCAAATCATTCATAAATTCACCAATAATGAACAAGTCTTATGTGGTGAAAAAACAATTCAAGGCTGGTTCCAGGATCAAGTAACGGAAATTCCAGATGAAACAGCAATTGTTTATCGTGATCGAACATTGACCTATCGTCAACTAGACGAGCTTTCGAATCAGCTTGCCCATTATTTGCGGGTACAGTATCAAATTCAGCCCAGCGATCTGATTGGAATCATGCTAGACCGTAGTGAACAGCTTATCGTAACCTTGCTGGCTATTTTAAAATCCGGGGCAGCCTATGTACCTATCGATCCAACGTATCCAGTTGAGCGTATTCGCTATATTATTCACGATAGTCAAATGAGAGTACTCTTGACGGAATCACGTTTTCAAAACCGAATAGGTGATACATCTGAATCGGTTACCCTACTCCTTGATCAAGTACATGATCAGCTGGTAAATCAATCAATTGATGTACCCCATGTGATAAACAAAGGATCAGATTTGGCCTATGTTATCTATACATCTGGCTCGACAGGTAATCCCAAAGGTGTAATGGTCACGCATGCAAATGTAAGCAACTTTTTTACAGCAATGGATCAAAAGCTGCAACCTAATGCAACTGATGCTTTTTTATCAGTAACAACGATTTCCTTTGATATTTCTGTGCTAGAACTATTCTGGACACTAACACGTGGAATCCAAGTTGTCATAAGCCCTGATGATACATATGAAAACTACGACAGTTTTTTAACAAATAAGGAACAGCCGGAGATGGATTTCAGTGTATTCTTTTTCTCAAGCTACGACCACCAAAAGGTAGATGAGAAATATTCATTGCTTTTGGAGACAACCAAGTTCGCAGATGAGCATGGATTCAATGCTGTATGGACTCCAGAACGTCATTTTCACGAGTTCGGTGGGCTATACCCTAATCCATCCGTCATCAGCTCAGCGCTTGCTATGATTACTCAAAACTTACAGCTCCGCTCTGGTAGCATCGTATCCCCTTTACATGATTCCCTGCGTATCGCTGAAGAGTGGTCAGTCGTGGATAATCTTTCAAAGGGACGAGTTGGCCTATCGTTTGCACCGGGCTGGCATGTGGACGACTTTGTTTTACGCCCAGAAAACTACGAAGAGCGTTATGCTCATATGTTTAGACAAATGGAAGAAGTCCGTCAATTATGGCGCGGTGAGAAATTAACTCGTATAAATGGAAAAGGATATCCTATAGAAGTTCAATCATTTCCAAAACCAATTCAATCTGAGGTTCCAGTTTGGGTGACGACAACAGGGACCGCTGAATCCTTTATTCAAGCTGGAAAAATGGGAGCCAACATTTTAACTCATTTCCTTGGACAGGACATTCATCAATTAGAAAATAATATTCGCCTTTATCATGAGACTCTACTCGATAATGGGCACGATCCAAAGCTATTCAAAATTTCTATCATGCTGCATACCTTTATTGATGATGATATTGAGTATGTACATGACAAAGTAAAAAAACCGTTTTGTGATTATCTAAGATCTAGTGTCAGCTTAATACGTAATTTGGCTAAAAATCTTAACATCGGCACAGATATGCTAGACATGAACAACGTATCAGAGGAGGATATTGAGCAAATTTTAGAAGTTGCTTTCCAACGCTATTGGAATACGGCAACCTTACTTGGTACACCAGAGACTTGCAATAAATTAGTTGAGCAGCTCTATCATATCGGTGTAACTGAGATCGCTTGTTTACTTGATTTTGGTATTGATCATGCCTCTGTTGTTCAAAGTTTGCATCACTTAGCTGCTTTCAAGGATAGGTACGCTAAAAAAGGCGAGAATGAAGCTTTATCTGGCGCCACAGTTTCACGAATTCGACCGATAACCATGATGCAAACTACGCCATCAAGGCTCAAGATGATTGCCGCTGATCCTAGCTCTCAGAAATTTTTACAATCTCTAGAGACCTTATTAGTGGGCGGTGAGGCTTTCCCTTCGTCACTGATGCAACAGCTACAAAGGCAAACAAAGGCAAACATTTACAATATGTATGGTCCGACAGAAACAACAATTTGGTCGGCGATCCATAAAATAGCTGACACAGAGCAAATTGCCTACATTGGAAAACCGATAGCTAACACCCAGATTTTCATTCTTGATGAGCACCATCATCTTCTACCGATAGGGGTTATCGGTGAAATTTATATCGGTGGAAAAGGAGTAGTGAAGGGTTATTGGAATAAAGAGAATTTGACTCGAGAGAAATTTATTCCGAATCCATTTTCTTCTGATCCACGTTCTCGTTTGTACCAAACAGGTGACTTAGGACGATATCGAGCAGATGGAACACTCGAATTTATTGATCGGAAAGACTACCAGGTCAAAATACGTGGCTATCGCATGGAGTTGGGTGAGATTGAAACAGCAATCCTTAAACATGAAGATATTGCAGAAACAGCGGTTACTACTCAAATGGATGAAAATGATGATAAACAACTCGTTGCCTATATTGTCTGGAAAATGGGAACAAATCAAATAAACAAAAATGTGACCCAGCTTCGCAGTTTCCTTGCGGAGAGGTTACCTAGCTACATGATCCCTGCTTATTTTGTATCCTTGGAACAATTACCCTTAACACCAAACGGTAAAATAGATCGGAGTGCCTTACCGATAGACTGGACATTGATAGACACGGGCGTTGAATATGTGGAGGCTTCCAATGATAAAGAGGATGTATTAGTTGCTGTTTGGCAAAAAGTCCTTGGTGTTAATAATGTAAGCGTCCATGACAATTTTTTCTCTCTAGGTGGAGATTCGATACGAGCGATACAAGTGTCTTCCTTAATTCAAAAATATCAATATAAAATCCAAATTAACGATTTATTCAAATACCCAACTATCAGAGAACTGTCTATGTATGTGAAACAAATTAAAACGAAACGGACAACTAACCAATTGGTTGAGGGGAACGTACGTTTAACGCCTATTCAACATTGGTTCTTTCAGCAAAATGTAACAGATGCCCATCACTACAATCATGCAGTCATGATTCATCATGAACAAGGCTGGGACGAGCTATTACTACAAAAGGTATTTACACGACTCGTCGAACACCATGATGCCCTGCGTATGACTTTTCATGTAGAAGGGGAGCAAGTAATACAGAATATCCGTGGACTTACCGATTGGCTGTTTGATTATACATTGATAGATTTCAGGGGTAAGCATGTGACACCAGATACGCTCGAAGCCGAAGCATCTAATATTCAGGCTGGATTTGATCTTAGCACAGGTCCATTGATGGCGATTGGACACTTTAAAACGGATCACGGTGACCATTTGTTGATAGCTATTCATCACCTTGTAGTTGACGGAATATCTTGGCGAATTCTGCTTGAAGATCTTGCAAGTGGCTATATGCAGGTACTAAATGGAGAGGCGATTTATTTTCAGGATAAGACGGATTCTTTTAAAGAATGGTCAACAGAACTACATGTTTATGCCAATAGTCAAACCTTACGAAAAGAATCTTCTTATTGGGAACAGCTGGCTAACGTACCGATGGTATCCTTACCTCAGGATCATATTGTAATCGATGATTGTATGCAGGATAGTAAGACATTAACTATGCATCTTAATCCGGAAGAGACTAACCATTTGTTAAAAGAAGTTCACCATACCTACAATACGGAAATAAATGACATATTATTGACGGCTCTTGCTCTTACGATGAGAGAGTGGACTGGTGAAAGTCGCACCTTCATACATTTAGAGGGCCATGGTCGGGAGCCAATCAGTGAAAATATAGACATTTCACGGACGGTTGGCTGGTTCACTTCTCTTTATCCTGTGTTGCTTGAAACAAAAGAAGAAGATATCGCCTATCATATTAAATATACAAAAGAATATCTACGAAAGGTTCCGAATAAGGGAATTGGCTATGGTATCTTACGTTACTTAACATCTGCTGACAAAGGGGAAGCGAGCCATCTTATTATAAAACCCCAAATTATGTTCAATTACCTGGGGCAATTTGATCAAGATATCTCAACTGATGCCTTTAAAATCTCACCTTATAGTACAGGGCCAACCCTAAGTCACAAAGTGGAGAGACAGTACAATTTTGAAATTGTGGGTATCATCCAAGATAGTTCTTTACGTCTTCACTTTGAATATAACCAAAACATGTACGATTCCAGCACAGTACAAAATATTATTGCTTTATACAAAAAACATCTGCTTGAAATTATCAACCATTGTCTCAATAAGGAAGGAAAAGAAATCACTCCAAGTGATGTGGGAAATGATACGCTCTCAATTGAAGAGTTGGCTGATTATCTAGAGCATTTATAG
- a CDS encoding serine hydrolase domain-containing protein, protein MLLIKELEHQIMMEMEQARVPGLAIAIIHNKELIYANGFGVTSVQDSGVAISPQTLFRIGSISKLFTSTLIMKLVENGLLDLDTPIINYIPWFSLQNPAYNALLTLRTLLSHSAGFSNGGDYLGSRESDGLRRHVSEELSKMKLMAPPGKLHTYSNFHYNLAGCVAEEVTGKTFATLMQELVFSPLKMNSSTYDPLFAMTHSLALPHYIDDDQICVLHRFLENTAYYPSFFAMSTVTDLAKFALLHMNKGCYLGKQLLQSESIQQMHEYNTPLYNTYQSGFGLGFFLQETENGLRISRHFGDISSYSADFVMHTEAGSAVIILNNRPFQHDKITRLVFDQLQLPHAHVKTSKELFKGSSNEEDCLGIAGTFFGTNVGIAEITKEDQSLLILNNQRITLQIKTSDFLQGYDEEGNHVMNMGVIREEDGCVQYLMINNNRCHRYLMPSGRTSLSEEALEACCGTYSHHGFPDWVYHVTYQDNKLIMEEDGITDVLIPIEHGLFVSDTFKSVQFHIDEQGQVPYFYLHGTWKMERLHR, encoded by the coding sequence ATGCTACTTATAAAAGAGCTTGAGCATCAAATCATGATGGAAATGGAGCAGGCCCGTGTACCGGGTCTGGCCATCGCCATCATTCATAATAAGGAATTAATATATGCAAATGGATTTGGTGTTACTAGTGTGCAAGACTCAGGAGTAGCTATAAGTCCTCAGACTTTATTTCGTATAGGTTCGATTTCTAAGTTGTTTACGTCTACGTTGATCATGAAATTAGTAGAGAATGGGCTTCTTGATTTAGATACTCCAATCATAAATTACATTCCCTGGTTTTCACTTCAAAATCCAGCCTACAATGCTCTGTTAACCCTTCGTACTTTATTGAGCCATTCAGCAGGATTCAGCAACGGGGGAGACTATCTCGGGAGTAGAGAATCAGATGGTTTACGTCGACATGTATCTGAGGAGCTTTCAAAAATGAAATTGATGGCACCACCAGGAAAGCTTCATACATATAGTAATTTTCATTACAATCTAGCAGGCTGTGTAGCAGAAGAGGTTACTGGAAAAACATTTGCTACTTTAATGCAAGAACTGGTTTTTTCACCTCTAAAAATGAACAGTAGTACATACGATCCGCTGTTTGCAATGACACACTCACTAGCGCTGCCACATTATATAGATGATGATCAGATTTGTGTATTGCATCGCTTTTTAGAGAATACAGCATATTATCCATCTTTTTTTGCAATGTCAACAGTCACAGATTTGGCTAAGTTTGCCCTCTTACATATGAATAAGGGATGCTACTTGGGTAAGCAATTACTTCAATCTGAATCCATTCAGCAAATGCACGAATATAACACACCACTCTATAACACGTATCAAAGTGGATTTGGGTTGGGGTTTTTCTTGCAAGAAACAGAAAATGGACTTCGCATCTCCCGGCATTTTGGCGATATTAGTAGCTATAGTGCTGATTTTGTTATGCACACAGAGGCTGGGAGTGCTGTAATTATCCTTAATAATCGCCCCTTCCAACATGACAAGATCACCCGTCTCGTTTTTGATCAATTACAATTGCCGCATGCTCACGTAAAAACCTCAAAAGAATTATTCAAAGGTAGTAGTAACGAGGAGGATTGCTTAGGTATCGCAGGAACCTTCTTTGGAACTAATGTGGGGATTGCAGAAATTACGAAGGAAGATCAGTCTCTGCTGATCTTAAATAACCAACGAATTACGCTTCAGATTAAGACAAGCGATTTCTTACAGGGTTATGACGAAGAGGGTAACCATGTGATGAATATGGGAGTGATAAGGGAAGAAGATGGCTGCGTGCAGTATCTTATGATAAACAACAATCGTTGTCATCGTTACTTAATGCCATCTGGTAGGACGTCTCTATCAGAAGAGGCACTAGAAGCTTGTTGTGGAACCTATTCACATCACGGATTTCCAGACTGGGTTTATCATGTAACCTACCAAGATAATAAGCTCATCATGGAAGAGGATGGGATTACAGATGTTCTTATCCCAATTGAACATGGTTTATTCGTGAGTGATACTTTTAAATCGGTACAATTTCACATCGATGAACAAGGGCAGGTTCCCTATTTTTATCTACATGGCACTTGGAAAATGGAACGATTACATCGGTAA